From the Desulfarculaceae bacterium genome, one window contains:
- a CDS encoding TolC family protein, translating into MRRTRIMGLGQGWAALGLGLIMLALAASPAMALDDKAPSTGREISLSQALTMALDYSPNIKQVLAELEKAASQQKEAFTYYLPSLSTSYGWQKTQNPPQFRTGAINAVVNEDNIYQWSTGLKQPLFTGFRISSQYELTKLGVNLAEVNLFLAYLDVALKVKEQYFLYLRYIKGVQVSQEAVSQLEAQLKVSRDFYEVGIIPINDVLKTEVRLSDARQRLVSAKNDRALSRARLNRLLGLAVERPLRVKDILKSYPVELDYTKFRNVARVERPEIKAVDLQLKQADQSIKRAQSGFYPEVNLRASYDFTSNNATLGDSEYNDATNWTVTTQLDWAFWEWGRTAHQTSQQRADKRRLEAAKQQLEDEVDLQVKEATLFLREAQINIRTSTTGVKQAEENYRVTFERYKEQLTTNTELLDAQLLLAQARNNYYNALATFNIAEARLKRAMGRGLARVGYKAPKPNTGMWP; encoded by the coding sequence GTGAGGCGAACGCGCATCATGGGCTTGGGCCAAGGCTGGGCTGCCCTGGGCCTCGGATTGATCATGTTGGCCCTGGCCGCCTCCCCCGCCATGGCCTTGGATGACAAGGCGCCCTCCACGGGCCGGGAAATCTCCCTGAGCCAGGCCCTGACCATGGCCCTGGACTACTCTCCCAACATCAAGCAGGTACTGGCCGAGCTGGAAAAGGCGGCCAGCCAGCAAAAAGAGGCCTTCACCTACTATCTGCCCTCGCTCTCCACCAGCTATGGCTGGCAAAAAACCCAGAACCCGCCCCAGTTCCGCACCGGGGCCATAAACGCGGTGGTCAACGAGGACAACATCTACCAGTGGTCCACCGGACTCAAGCAGCCCCTGTTCACCGGCTTCCGCATCTCCAGCCAATACGAACTCACCAAGCTGGGGGTCAACCTGGCCGAGGTGAACCTGTTTTTGGCCTACCTCGACGTGGCCCTCAAGGTGAAGGAGCAGTACTTCCTGTATCTGCGCTACATCAAGGGCGTGCAGGTCTCCCAAGAGGCGGTGAGCCAGTTGGAGGCCCAGCTCAAGGTGAGCCGCGACTTCTACGAGGTGGGCATCATCCCCATCAACGACGTGCTCAAGACCGAGGTGCGCCTGTCCGACGCCCGGCAGCGCCTGGTGAGCGCCAAGAACGACCGCGCCCTGAGCCGGGCCCGGCTGAACCGCCTGCTGGGCCTGGCCGTGGAGCGGCCCCTGCGGGTTAAAGACATCCTAAAGTCCTATCCCGTGGAGTTGGACTACACCAAGTTCCGCAACGTGGCCCGGGTTGAGCGGCCGGAGATCAAGGCCGTGGACCTGCAACTCAAGCAGGCCGACCAGAGCATCAAAAGGGCCCAGAGCGGCTTCTACCCCGAGGTGAACCTCCGGGCCTCCTACGACTTCACCAGCAACAACGCCACCCTGGGCGACAGCGAGTACAACGACGCCACCAACTGGACCGTGACCACCCAGCTGGACTGGGCCTTCTGGGAGTGGGGCCGCACCGCCCACCAGACCAGCCAGCAGCGGGCCGACAAGCGCCGCCTGGAGGCGGCCAAGCAGCAGCTCGAGGACGAGGTGGACTTGCAGGTCAAGGAGGCCACCCTGTTCCTGCGCGAGGCCCAGATCAACATCCGCACCTCCACCACCGGGGTGAAACAGGCCGAGGAGAACTACCGGGTCACCTTCGAGCGCTACAAGGAGCAGCTAACCACCAACACCGAGCTTTTGGACGCCCAGCTTCTCCTGGCCCAGGCGCGCAACAACTACTACAACGCCCTGGCCACCTTCAACATCGCCGAGGCCCGCCTCAAGCGGGCCATGGGCCGGGGCCTGGCCCGGGTGGGCTACAAGGCTCCCAAACCCAACACCGGCATGTGGCCATGA